From the genome of Ziziphus jujuba cultivar Dongzao chromosome 4, ASM3175591v1:
tatacagTGAAAATTCACCACAGTACACATGAAATCACATCAAGTACTATATAGTATAGTGTTCCAACCATATTGTTTAGATTATATTATTGTCATCAACATCACTCCTTGTAACTATTACCAACAAATGGAAGGGATAATATAAAATGTAGCGTGGAATGCGATGGAGTGAGGAACTTGGGAAAAAAAGTGGAGCAAATGCTAGTGATATAGCAAGGATGCCGATCAAGCCCATGACCAAGACAAATGTGGCAAGCCCTATGTTTTTGCTCACTACCAAATAAACTCCTGCCATGAATGCTATCGAGACCATGGTCAGAGCTAATCCCAACAATGGTACCGTGAATCTAAGGGAAGTACTTGCCAAATTAAGGTCACCCAATTGTGACCAAATTATGGCAACAGCAGCTGTAGAGGAGCTATAAAAAGCTATGTAGTTGCTGATTATGTATGTATGAAACATGAACTTGCTGTAGACTGCGCTTCTCATTATTCCATGGCTTGGCTCCGAGCTGTCATTATCGTTGCCTGGCACCGAGAATCCGGCAGCGAAAGTTACAGTGACAATAAGCGTTGCAACTAACAGAAGAGTATTAACCCTATCCTTGTAAAATTCCATGTATGGCGTCTGTGTCTGCACTTGTTCCACAATATTCTCTTCTGGTTTCGAGTTTTGGGGGTCAATAGGCATGCCAATGATTGTGCTCTGAGCTCGTGGAGCACCGGCGTGCCTCAAGGCTTGCCATGTCAATCGCTGCAAAGCaggcattatttatttatttatttatttctagcaagtaaatatatatgaagcaagaaaaaaaatgaaaacagttttttggttgatttttgAGCTTTACATGTGtgttcttaaaacaaaaatctgattTTAGCATATGTAAGTAACAAGATGATGAATGTATGTTTAATAAAGGTTGTTTGATTAGACTAAActtaaaagtccattaaaagcAATTGGAGATCTAAATCTTTGTATGTGTATGCGTACATCTTCATAATTTTGCTATGTGAGACATAAGCCCTTGGGCTTAGAGATTTAAATTTTTCATATGTATGTGTCTACATAATTTTGCTCTTTTGGGCATAATTTGGGCATGCTCATCCGACATAGCATATTAAGTTAGCATATACGTATACAATTTTGATTTGTTAAAAACATAATTCTCACTTCATATTAGGTATCTAGCGATGTATCAAGTGCTAAAGGTTGATTAAGTACACCTTACAAAAAAgttgaattgaataaaaaatgaattataccTCACGAAACGAGGGCAGCGTAGAACTAAAACTCTCAGCAACGTCAAGAGCCATCTTTCCTTCGTCATTCATGAGTTGTAAGTCAATTTTGGCATCCCATGTCAAAATGCTAACAACCATAGGATGACTACCCTTTGTGGCCAAGTGTAAAGGAGTGTTTCCTTCGCAATCTCtttcatttatcaaaatttgaagTTGAGGATTCTTTAGCATATATCTTACTGCTCTGGCTCTTCCATTCTTTGCGGCTAGATGAAGAATATTCTGATTTTGATTATTGTTCAACTCTCTTGAATCTGGACAATGCTGCAGAAATTCTTTGATTATATCTATATGACCTTTACTAGATGCCATGTGAATAGGAAAGAAGCCATTTTTATCAGCTACATATGAAGATTCTCTAAATTCAATTAGTATACGTCTAACTCCTTCTGTATAACCTACTAGTGCCGCATAGGAGAGAGAATTTCTCCCTTTTTCATCAACCGATGTAAAGGCAAATATCCACTTCTTTAGCAATAAAATGTCCAAAATACTTGGTGTTATAAAACAATGTTAATTTgagataattaatttcatatatatatatatatatcttgccTTATTATTATGTTCTATCATCGGTAATAAGACTTGCAtacctccaaaaaaaaaaaaaaaaaaaaaaacaaaaccactgtaacaaaatttcaatatataaatatatttaaatcaatagaGACAATAACAGATAAGGACAATTATGACTACATACCTCCATTCTTTCCATCAATGCAAACATGGACAACTTTTTGTTTCATAAGATCATTAGGGTGATTTCCATCTTGATGCTCCATCATGGCCTTAAAAAGCTCCATGTAACCAGCTTCAGCAGCCATATATACAGAGCAGATTTTCCTTCCCTGTTCACATAGTGTGTCACTTTTGGATCTTTCTCGAACAACATTCGGGCAATCCCTTTGTGTCGATTCTTCAATGCCAAATGCAAGGCTGTCTCTTTGTCATTATTCGTCTCTCTTATTAGCAGCACATTGCTACTACTAGTACTAGCGCTGGTACTACGAGGATCAGAAAGATTTACCTTATCTCCAGAGACTAGCAAAATTTTGAGTGTGGAAAGGTGCCCGGAACTAGCAGCAACATGGAGAGGGAGACAGCCTGCGGAGTTCTTCATTGTAAAAAGTTTCGGAGAATTCTTGAGGATCTCTCGAATGAGCCGATCATAGCCTAAGCTTGCTGCAACATGAAGAAGTGTATCTCCTCGAGGTGTTTGTTGCTCGAAAAGAGAAATCTCCAAATCACGATCTGTTGAAAGGTGGTGGAAGAAATCAATGTCGTTGGTGGTAACAGCCCTGTAGAGTTGAGGAGGCATGAATTTCATGCTCTAATTCTTCATTTGGTTGCTTATATGTTCATAATCAGCAGCTTTGCCCACATGTTTGAATTTCGTTTCGACCATCCGCACAGCGTCGATGACATTGTGTCTACGAGGCATTGTAGTATGGTGGCTGATCTTTATTCAGAATTTGTGGGGGTCACACTTCTCTTCTTcttgctcatatatatatatatatgtatatacatacttCTATCTACCTATTGATGCTAAAaacatatttatgtttatacttattttttctaaataaaattttaatatataaataaatttatatttgattactaattaaattttaaatttttatattatttaaaaataattaaaaaattaacgtAAATCATATTTAATGTGAGATTggttctatacatatatatatatatatatataaactattacATTAGAATACTGTATATATAACTTTGACCACCTGATTAATAAAgtatagtttttttaataaaaatcaaatggttgtcgaatataaattttattttattaaagtaaAGTGAATTATATTTAACTCTCGTTGTATAAACTATTACattaaaatatcttaattttaacaaaattcagTATATCTTTCCACACAAAAAGATCGAGTAACCaagaattttaattatttaatttcatcaaataaataattagaatttaaaGTGGGTCCCTATTGTTGTACTTTTTTTTCCGAAATGATACTGTATCGGATTTCGAgtccttttaatttgttaaatcgGGCTTTCgattaattcaaaaaattttgcaattttgttTACAACTAGTGACCACCATTAAATGGAATCTcctattaatttgataattattaattgaaaattttcagttATTAATTTGTCTTGGAATTTAAAGTGGGTCcctcttttttgataaaaagcAAATTCattccagaaaaaaaaacacGAAAGTCTCCAGAAGAGGAAACAGTTACAAGCCTAAGCTGGGGCTAATCCAGTCAGAAGCCAGAACATCTagaatatatacacacattttCCTTCAACACTTTCTTGGCAACACAGTCAGCCGGACCATTGGTCTCCCTCGAATTCCATCTAATTTTCCAGCAATTTGAAGAAAACAGGGATTGAAGAAGAATTAAAGTGGGTCCCTCTTGTTTGTACTTTTTTTCCGAAATGATGTTGTATTCGATTTCGAGTCCTTTTAATTTGTTAGATGGAGCTttagattaatttaaaaattttggtttttttttttttttttttggctaaaaaatttggttattttgtTTACAACTAGTGACCATCGTTAAATCGAATCtcgtattaatttgataattattaattgaaaattttgaattattttttatttttaaatattgaaaatctaataaagaaatgtaaaaaaaataacccattaaattgataaataaaattcgGATCACACTAATTCATGGTGACtggatatttttctttttaagaaaagCAATTTTAACCTCTATTTATGTTGATCATGTATATTTcacatgtaattttttaatattttaaaataaattgaaataaaactataactaaaataaaactatCTCACAACTAAAATGAAACTACCTCACAAgactaataaaattataacaccACAAGCCTCGACCATCAGAATCTAGACTATCAATTAGATTATAAGGAGTTCAAAGCATATATAGTTGCTTGCCTCAATCTAAAATTTGCCAAAAAATCAACTTCACTTTGTTACCTTTTCCAAAATTAGTGCAAATAATACATTCAAATCcagcaaataaatttatacaacactcagtatattttatttatttatctataggGATAAAACACTCGGTTGAGTCATTATAAAAGGcaattttgcatatatatatatatatatatatatatgtatgtgtgtacaAAATCTAGACTGAAACAAATGTGAAAATGAAAGGTGGATTTTGAAAGTCAATCTTGTAACTTAAAACGTCTATAGAAATCAAGTaacgattttattttattgaaataacGAATTCTAATATAAAAAGGAGAATACTTATCTAAAATCGAAGATTCTAaagaatagaataaaatatgaattaattaaaattctacAAGAGGTTGGGTATTTCTAATGGTTTTCCTTATtgttacattttaaaaaaattacttctcCATTAGATTTGTCTAAACACTCtttaagttaattaaaaaaaaaaaacctatcaaTCTATCAATCTAATGTgcgaaaaaaaatatatatatattgtcaaggTGATTATCTATTTTGGAAgagtttatttgaaattttgttaaaaacaaatttttttcataaaagatcaattatttaaaaaaaataaattaataaccataaatatttttatgtaaattatcattaaaaaaattacaattaactgTTAAATTCAGACGACGTTAATTGATATGTCACATATAAAACAATTCACattcataaaattcttaaaaacaaattttttttcataaaaaatcagttatttaaaaaataataataaaataaactagtaaaatatttaattaattaaaaatcataaataatttttatacatattatcattaaaaaattaagattaactataaaaaatttaatcaatgtcACCTTTTATGTTACATAATATAAAGCAATTCATATTTATGATTAAAAATGTTCGTAATgtaatatttccaaaaaataaagcGCAAGAGAATGTCTGCCAAccaggaaaaaagagaaagaaatcttTATAAATGGGACTAGCTAATTCAAATCAAACCTTATGCTCCTTGTTCCTAAAGTTActctaaataatatttaataattattagctCAAAATCATCAACTTTTGACTAGCTAAATAATCGATATATTAGTTCAAAAGCAGTCAAAGATACGGCTTGCTGAGTAGTCTAGtgtgtatataattatatattcaaaaGCCCACTCATACAAACGAAGAACTTGAGACATAATTTTTTCcgggttaaaaaagaaaagtactcaacattttgactttttttgcgaaagaaaagaatcaaaaattaatattgcacctaaaaaacaaaaaataaatatatgaagcTTAAACAAAGTCCCTACACAACAGCTTATTGGTAAAAAATcattatcttttcattttcaaatctgtttaaaagttaaaatgatttgtcaaatatattgatatataaaatattcttcatatatatataatcaaattctaatcatatctttttttattaaccattggattatatcaataatttagatttaaaattcacaaatgataaaatataaatttagtgacacataaaattccaatttaagaaaaatgaacCCAATCAGAAACCGatagttaataaagtaattatatatttcaGCGTTTGATAACATTTAAAAGCTGAAAAAAGGAAGTCCAACATTAGTTTTGATATTAATTAGgacctaatttgagattaattgtatatatatatagagtattgtTCTCTTGGTACATATTTCCAACATAAAGTGAAAATATATTGACATGTTAAATGTTGAAAGTAACatcttatttaataatttaatactaaatagataaacattttatatattggaaaaaattaaatagataaatattttttaatttgagttccataaataatttattttaaaaggttataataataataataataaatataattaaattatattataaatgtttaacatataaa
Proteins encoded in this window:
- the LOC125422032 gene encoding protein ACCELERATED CELL DEATH 6, which produces MMEHQDGNHPNDLMKQKVVHVCIDGKNGADKNGFFPIHMASSKGHIDIIKEFLQHCPDSRELNNNQNQNILHLAAKNGRARAVRYMLKNPQLQILINERDCEGNTPLHLATKGSHPMVVSILTWDAKIDLQLMNDEGKMALDVAESFSSTLPSFRERLTWQALRHAGAPRAQSTIIGMPIDPQNSKPEENIVEQVQTQTPYMEFYKDRVNTLLLVATLIVTVTFAAGFSVPGNDNDSSEPSHGIMRSAVYSKFMFHTYIISNYIAFYSSSTAAVAIIWSQLGDLNLASTSLRFTVPLLGLALTMVSIAFMAGVYLVVSKNIGLATFVLVMGLIGILAISLAFAPLFFPSSSLHRIPRYILYYPFHLLVIVTRSDVDDNNII